The following DNA comes from Papaver somniferum cultivar HN1 chromosome 4, ASM357369v1, whole genome shotgun sequence.
actacttctttaaagaacaaagaagcaatattagaagcgtcagttgatttcttacaagccacgaagtgagccattttagagtaacgatcaactacgaccataacagaatcattacctctagcagtacgaggtaaaccaagtataaaatccatacttatatcaacccaaggtgcatcaggaactggtaaaggagtatacaacccggtattttgaattgtaccctttgctctctgacagaccatgcatttttgtacgaacttttgtacatcacgtttcaaagatggccagaaatatctttcttcaatcagggcaatggttttatctctcccaaaatgaccaccaagaccactgccatgtaattctcgcataagatgtaaacgtaaagacccttgaggaatacataatcgattccctttaaaaagaaaaccttcttgtataagaaaatcatcaaccccatgagtttgagaactgcattgatcccatagtttgccaaaatcttcatcttctggataaatgtctttgatatagtcaaatgcataactctcattacgaattgtagttaatagatgacttcttctacttaaggcatcacaacttgattcaatttgccacttttatgtctcacggagaaagtgtatttgttgagtgtggaaagccatcgatcatgcattctgttaactttagcagaagtattcaaaaacttcaaagcatggttgtcagtgttgacaacaaattccctatgtataagataagtatgccactgcttaagagattgaacaagagccaataactctaattcatatgtagaccatttcttttgtgcatctgaattcttctcactgtaatatgcaattggatgaccctcctgtgataatactgcaccaataccaacaacagatgcatcacaatctatttcaaaaggcttgttgaaattcggaagtgcaagaattggtccgtacaaagcttttctttaagaagaataaagcttttatccattgcttccgtccactcaaacttctccttcttgagacagtcagtcaaaggtgcagaaatagagctaaagttcttcacaaatcttcgatagaaagaagccaaaccatgaaaactacgaacatcacgaatagaagtaggaactggccaatcttcaattgcttgaactttagaaggatcgacatgaataccatcagtagaaatcacatatcccaaaaatgttactgaagaagccatgaaggtacacttcttcaaattaacatataaagagttgtcagcaagaacttgaaacacttgtgaaagatgttggaggtgttctggctcactgcgactaaaaattagtatgtcatcaaaatagacaataacaaatttactgagaaagggttggagaacctgattcataagtcgcataaaagtactaggtgcattagataacccaaatggcatgaccagccattcatataaaccttcacgtgtcttgaatgctgttttccactcatctccacctcgaatgcgtatttggtggtaaccactgcgtaaatccaacttagtaaaaataatagagcccgacagtaaatcaatcatatcatcaatacgggatcggaaatctataaggaatggtgatgcgatttaatgctctgcaatcgatacacatcctccatccattgtcttttttactaaccaagaaggcaggactggcacaaggactgttgctaggtcgtatcaaaccctttgtaagcaaatcatttacctgtccctgtaatatctcatgctcagcaggactcaagcgatagtgtgcttggtttggtaaagaggctccaggaataaaatcgatgcagtgttgaatattccgtaaaggaggtaatgcagttggtagttcatctggaaataaaacattatattgaaataataagggcttcacctttgcaggcaactcaatcataggcttagaatcttcatgggaatgtaaagaatgttgtgggtgcaaagaacgaataacagtggctacgacagcatcagtctgcgcacaagagtttgaagtggaattggatggactaagaaccttggttttcccattatgaacaaaagtgtaagtattctcgaatccattgtgaaccgcgtgaagatcgtattgccaaggtctgccaagaagaagatgggttgccgtcatattaatgacatcacatagaactgtgtcttcataaccctcaaaagagaatgacacataacactgaagagtaatcttctgtgtgctagaggcattaacccatcctacagtgtaaggttctggatgagaagttactggtagttcaagcttcttaactacgtgatcagcaatataattatccacactgccactatcaattatcatcttgcagattttacccccaatataacatcttgatttaaaatactgtgtctctgagacttgcattgttgagtaagaatggacgaatcatcccaacaaactcgtcatcaccaggtgagtcttcatcttcgaactcattaagcgcaccagtgacttcattaatgaactgaggttcaccaatcaaagcattgaatttccgacaatcactagaagtgtgccccgattgctgacatttattgcacttatctccacgaaatttgtataagcattattagctcgctgttgcggtggaaattgttgttgcctgttatgaaaccgattccctgtagtaggaggagttggttgcagagagtgagactgctgacccggctgaagatcaactggattggctaagataggtgtagccagaggtggagtataaggcacaatatggctaggttgtcgatgtgaatggctaacatcatcaaggaggcctgggaatattcaaaacagtatctggagaaaagttttgagatgaattggtacccctgtaagtattttgataacgcccttgtctggatggataaatcctagaagaacgaataagacgattttctatcttaatagcttggcaagcttcgaccatagtaaaaactgaatgagtcataccattttgtattaatctattcagtccctcaatgaatcttgcaactaactgttcttcagattctttgagttgatttcgtgtgaccaaattataaaaatctgacacatattcttcaacagttcgtgccccctgctgaatgttttgtaatttgatgaaaagttgctgcataaagtctctaggtaagaacttatccctgatcaaagttttcatacgtttccaagtacgtattttcggtttgttagcgtttctacgatcatcacagatcttatcccaccaagctgcagctcctcctttgagtttgtatgtcacaagtttaaccttagaatcttcagggacttccatgaattcgaaaaaagcttctacctcaaagaaccaatcagttagttcttcaatacgaaaatttccagagaagttgggaatatcagcttttagtttatattctggtaaagaactgtaagggttgtgaccagtttttaaacgtcgttcttcaatccaattcttctctagatcgttctcacgttcatcttcatcatcactgtcaagtgcaggagaaactatcttcttctttgaatgacctatgaaaccttcatacggtttcttaatgtttaaagtacgcaatacatcttcaggtacttcatcattctgtaaaaactgaagtatatcttctttagtttttccttctaagtctacaagctcaggcatatccaaatctagatttatatgttttgcaaccttcaaaagttgattctgcatggtttcaagcttggtatctcttaaccctaatttgtcctccatggacttctcaagagcttcagtaatgttttttgccaaaatctcggtatgagatttgatgagagcttcgattgctgctagagtaactggttgagcagtcatatttttttttttttttgtatacgaaaaggaactaaaaaaggactgaaaggtgttgcggaagcgatgtaaaggatcaagttataggatgaaaacctaaaactaagcggttgataccaactaatgtggaacaaggtaaaagaaagcaatactagattgctataagcaagaagagaagagaattcaagcaagaagagaaagataagttttgtgtttaataatttgattgagtaatagatagctcttacaagacttaatctagcctttatataggcttgaagaataactaaactaggaaacagaaaactaaaaggaaatctaaaagaatcctaaaaataagaaagactgaaactaggaaaccatggaagccaaacctctaagcggaatcttctggaattgtagtatgccctgcatcaaacAAGTTCAAATGCATAGAGTTCATTCAGCTCGTAATTCTGGATAAGGAACCCATCATTTATAGTGCCTGTTCCACCCTGCAGTGCTGCGCTGATTGACGGTGGCATTCCCAAATTGGTAGGGGTTGTCGTTTTGGTTGCACAATGTCACAACATCCGTTCTCTAGCTAGAATAACACTATAGCGTCAACGAGTCTAATATTGTGCATAATCCCAAAGAGTTTCAAGTGACATTTCGGTGTCGTCCTTTGATTAAATTTTAATAGTTATATAACTAGAGACTTGATTTTAGTACAGAGGTAACGTCAGATAGTTTCTGATATTTCCCTCTTTGAGATTCACTACCCATGGACCATGATTTATCTAAACAGTGTGCATAAAATGGAACTCACGACCGATGGTCTGTCCAAACTGTTTGAACAGTTTCCTTGagcatttatttttgaaatttccTTCTTATGCAGTAAATGTTGATAATTATTTCTTTTTGATCGATATGTCTCCCTATAATAAAGTTTAACCTTACGCGGTGGTTACTACAGAATGACCCAGGATTCCTAGACTGTGCTGAGTATTTGTTTTCATATGGTTATGGAAGCTGATGTGAATATGTGATGAAATCGCATTGGTTCTGTACTATAAGGTGTTTTACCTTTTGGCGACGCTTCGACTGATTATCCACTTCAATAGCAAATCTTGTACACTGATTTGTTTTCTAAGTTGTAATTATCATGCACAGAGTCAACATAAATACAAATTTGATCACTAAACCTTGTTTGTTTGTACCTGACTCATAGGCTACATATCTCACTGGATTTGAATTTGtttgattaacttcaacatagaagtcactaacaagttggttaggacaagattaggaaattgatgtaattctaagggaattagaagtcatctagttctaagaaaaggaaatacatgtaataaggtaataggactatgaaaagaaattcatagttctatatatatatgatcaccaaagttgtggttgatcatatgagcaagattagagtttgtgtttagttttgagagattttctaaacatcaataaagagagctgtctttatataagctaagtttcatcttgcagttgccattagaaTTAAATTTTTAACGCTACTAGTTAGTAATTTTGAGTCAAATGTAATAAGTCAAGAGTCAAATTTTGTTAAGACAGTAAAAAAATAAACAACCTGTTAGTAACTTAGCATGAAAAAGGAGTTGTTGTTATCTTGTAACGTCATCTGCTGCCGTGCTACGGCAGACATGACAATTGCATAAGTGGAATTTCGCATGCCAGAGTGGGGGTTTGAAGTTGGACTAACTTGGCTGTCAAAAGTTACTTTAATTTAAAATTTTCAAACACTCtgatttccttcgaatacagagCCTAAGATTTCTTGTATTTAATATGACATCTTAACGTACTGCAATGACGTTAACATACAGGATGGATAGGGAGGAGATTAAAAACAAGACACTCAAATTACTAATACTACTAGTATAAAACTAGCTGTAAAGAGTTAGATATAATTAAGCCACCAATTTGAAGTATCCGATCATTTAACCCGAATCGCATTTGTCAAGGACTAATTATGATTCATTCAGTGTTGTTTTGATGGCAAGGCACTGAAGTAAAATTGTTATGATCATGACCGTAATCATACATCTCCTCTTTAGCCAATTTCTTTGTTTCCATGAATGAAGGAGGCTTCTGTAACTGTACAAACTGTGGCAGTGGGGAATCGTAGTATCCTGGCGATGGAAAGGATTGCGCAGGAACAACTGATGGGAGCTTAGAGAGAAGTGCTTCTAAGCTACTCATTGATGGAGTTATCTTAACTGGTTGAGTGCTGTATTGATCATTGTAGAACTCTAAGGCCGTCGGTGGTACTGGCGCAATACTAGTATTATTCATTGCAAGGACAGGCCAAGTCTCCGGCGCCATAAAACGATTCACAGGTAGTGCATTAGATGATGGATGTGGTAAAAGTACACCAggaatactttcaagataattgaACTGCTTTTGAAGTGGAACAATGAAGTTCAAATCTTCCACAACCTTCACacacgaaaaaaaaaaacaatttggtCAGCATTGGTTCACCGCATCAAGTTCAAACGAGAGAGCGAGAGAGGGAGACTAGAACCTTGTGAAGTGATCCTAACTGAACAACTCCTTCTCTGACAGCAACCAGAGCTATAGTCATTAAACCAGACTGAAACTGGGCTTCCCAAGTTCTTGGATGCTGCAGATATCAAACAATCCAAATAAGAACTCAAATAATTAACAATTCTACTTTTATTTTGAAAAGGATAATTAAAAATATACCAATTCATAATTCAGCTaggggaaagaaaaaaaaatcttcttactGAGTCTCCTTGGTTATGCCATGCAGATGAGATGTTAAGCTCTTGTTCATTGTGTTCCTTATGTATATACTTATGGCTATGATCAGCAGCAACTTTTCCTATCAAACTGTTTTCACATGCCAAGAATAACATTTTCTCATCAAAATAAattataacaacaacaaaaaaaaaaatcatcaaaaaattcttGAATTAGTTCTGTTTTTTTTACCCTTCTCCAtagctataaatttcatgagacaTTTTGAAAAATAGCTCAGGTTGTAGGCCTTTAAGCTGCCGGAATTCTCCATTGCCATAAATCAACGATGGGTCAATGCATTCGCCGAAGTCATTCTGAGATGCCACTGAAGCAGCAAAGTTACAAAACCCATCTTCCCATGCTAGTATCCTACAATATGTACA
Coding sequences within:
- the LOC113274216 gene encoding protein RICE SALT SENSITIVE 3-like — translated: MEEYANPLSVTHLLQHTLRSLCMHENSQWVYAVFWRILPRNYPPPKWDIQGGGYERSRGNRRNWILAWEDGFCNFAASVASQNDFGECIDPSLIYGNGEFRQLKGLQPELFFKMSHEIYSYGEGLIGKVAADHSHKYIHKEHNEQELNISSAWHNQGDSHPRTWEAQFQSGLMTIALVAVREGVVQLGSLHKVVEDLNFIVPLQKQFNYLESIPGVLLPHPSSNALPVNRFMAPETWPVLAMNNTSIAPVPPTALEFYNDQYSTQPVKITPSMSSLEALLSKLPSVVPAQSFPSPGYYDSPLPQFVQLQKPPSFMETKKLAKEEMYDYGHDHNNFTSVPCHQNNTE